GGTCCTCGCCGGCGGCCGCGGCTCGGCGCAGGTCATAGATGAAATTGCACCCCGCGCAAGGTTCGGTCACGACACCATCATTTCAGCGGAGACAACCGTGAAGGCGGGCGCCATGCGCCGTCGATACTGGGGCATTCAAAGTTGTTGTGGCTCTGAGGGACTCGTCATCGCCTGATCCGGCTGTCGGCAAGCCGAAGCCAGCCGGCGGCAGCGGGCAGCCCGTGCGTCAGCACTTGGCGGTGAGACAACCCACACAATACCGATGAGGGTAGCCTTACCTAAATCAACCGGGTATGGTCGCGCGTCATGACCTCCTCCACTCCACCCGTGCCCAGCACCGTCGACGATCAGTTGGTCAGCATCCTTCGTGATGACCTGGACCTCAAGTTCGAATCCGTCACTGCCACAACGCGTCTGATCGATGACCTGGGCATGGACTCTGTTGCCTTTGCCGCCGGCCTGGTTGCCATCGAAGAACGGTTCGGCACGCAATTGAGCGAGGAAGACCTATTGACCTGCACGACGGTGGGTGACTTGCAGGCTGCGATCGGGGCCGGCGTATGAACGTTCTCGCGGCCGCCATGCGCGATGCGATGACGCGATCGCCGCATGAGTTGGTCGTCCTGGACAAAGGAACCGACAGATGGACCGCCCGCCCCTGGCCCGAGGTCCACGGGATGGCCGAAAGCATCGCAACGCATTTGCTCCGGCAGGATCGCCTCGGCGCCGTGGGGCTTGTCGGTGAACCGACCGTCGAGTTGGTCGCCGCCATACAGGGCGCGTGGCTCGCGGGCGTCGCCGTCTCGATTCTGCCCCGCCCCAGGCGCGGCGCGGACCCGGCTGAGTGGGCGCGTAGCACCCTGGACCGGTTCGGTGGGATCGGCGTCAGCATGGTCCTCAGCCACGGAGAAACGCTGCGCACGCTGGGTGATGCGGCGTCGACGCTGTCGGTCTGCAGCCTCGAGGAGGCCGCGCGGACCCCTGCCTCGAATGGCCTTCAGACCCAATCCGATTCACACGCCGCGATCCTGCAGGGCACTGCCGGATCGACCGGTGATCCACGCACCGCGGTCTTGTCGCCGGACGCTGTGCTGAACAACATGCGCGGCCTCATTGAGCGGTTACAACTCGACGGCGCCGCCGATCGGGCGTGTTCGTGGCTGCCGATCTATCACGACATGGGCTTGGCCTTCCTGTTGACCGCCGTTCTGAGTGGGATGCCGCTGTGGCAGGCGCCGACGGGA
The sequence above is drawn from the Mycobacterium marseillense genome and encodes:
- a CDS encoding acyl carrier protein: MTSSTPPVPSTVDDQLVSILRDDLDLKFESVTATTRLIDDLGMDSVAFAAGLVAIEERFGTQLSEEDLLTCTTVGDLQAAIGAGV